A section of the Kribbella sp. HUAS MG21 genome encodes:
- a CDS encoding cation diffusion facilitator family transporter yields MSAGHGHGHAVNAAADRKLLGTALALILGFMAAEVVVGIAAGSLALVTDAAHMLTDAIAIALALLAIRLAARPPAGGFTYGFKRVEILSAQANGITLLLLAAFFVYEAVNRLIHPPEVEGALVLITGVVGIVVNLVATWLISKANRASLNVEGAFQHILNDLFAFIATAIAGLVVLLTGFTRADSIAAFVVAVLMLKAGVGLVRDSGRIFLEAAPTAIDPQALGAELCAVEGVVEVHDLHVWEITSGEPAASAHVLVAEGLDCHEIRIRIEKVLAERHHLTHSTLQVDHATADRPEEHCSDAHGPVHTTVHRAVTGAGSAPDPASPHH; encoded by the coding sequence GTGAGCGCGGGACACGGGCACGGCCACGCGGTCAACGCCGCCGCGGACCGGAAGTTGCTCGGCACCGCACTCGCGTTGATCCTCGGCTTCATGGCCGCCGAGGTGGTCGTCGGGATCGCGGCCGGCTCGCTCGCGCTGGTCACCGACGCGGCGCACATGCTGACCGACGCGATCGCGATCGCCCTGGCCCTGCTCGCGATCCGGCTCGCCGCGAGACCCCCGGCGGGCGGCTTCACCTACGGTTTCAAGCGCGTCGAGATCCTCTCCGCACAGGCCAACGGCATCACGCTGCTGCTGCTCGCGGCGTTCTTCGTGTACGAGGCCGTCAACCGGCTGATCCACCCGCCCGAGGTCGAGGGCGCCCTGGTGCTGATCACCGGCGTGGTCGGCATCGTCGTGAACCTGGTCGCCACCTGGCTGATCAGCAAGGCGAACCGCGCCAGCCTGAACGTCGAGGGCGCCTTCCAGCACATCCTGAACGACCTGTTCGCGTTCATCGCCACCGCGATCGCCGGTCTCGTCGTCCTGCTCACCGGCTTCACCCGTGCGGACTCGATCGCCGCGTTCGTGGTCGCCGTCCTGATGCTCAAGGCGGGCGTCGGCCTGGTCCGCGACTCCGGCCGGATCTTCCTCGAGGCCGCGCCGACCGCGATCGACCCGCAGGCGCTCGGCGCCGAACTGTGCGCGGTCGAGGGCGTCGTCGAGGTGCACGACCTGCACGTCTGGGAGATCACCTCCGGCGAACCCGCCGCGTCGGCGCACGTCCTGGTCGCGGAGGGCCTGGACTGCCACGAGATCCGGATCCGCATCGAGAAGGTGCTTGCCGAGCGCCACCATCTGACCCACTCCACGCTCCAGGTCGACCACGCGACTGCTGACCGTCCGGAGGAGCATTGCAGCGACGCGCACGGTCCGGTGCACACGACCGTGCACCGCGCGGTCACAGGTGCTGGATCAGCACCTGACCCGGCCAGTCCACATCATTGA
- a CDS encoding metalloregulator ArsR/SmtB family transcription factor translates to MKSSADVQLDDCRVRLVDPERVASVNARMPGEDDIVDTADVFGLLGDPRRLKLLVALLDGELCVCDLAAITGLSESATSHALRLLRAHRVVAVRRDGRNAFYRLDDAHVRMLLDLAVAHTEHTDAIHPERSES, encoded by the coding sequence ATGAAGAGTTCTGCAGATGTGCAGCTCGATGACTGCCGGGTGCGGCTGGTGGATCCGGAGCGGGTGGCGAGCGTCAATGCCAGGATGCCCGGTGAAGACGACATCGTCGACACGGCTGATGTGTTCGGGTTGCTGGGGGATCCGCGGCGGCTGAAGCTGCTGGTCGCGTTGCTCGACGGGGAGTTGTGCGTCTGCGATCTCGCCGCGATCACCGGGCTGAGCGAGTCCGCGACGTCGCACGCGCTCCGGCTGCTGCGTGCGCACCGCGTGGTCGCCGTACGGCGGGACGGGCGGAACGCCTTCTACCGGCTGGACGACGCGCACGTGCGGATGCTGCTGGACCTCGCCGTCGCGCACACGGAGCACACGGACGCCATTCACCCGGAGAGGTCGGAGTCGTGA
- a CDS encoding DUF664 domain-containing protein encodes MSLRWIYLHMIEETAQHRGHLDLLLDAVRQARSGRSPAQVTPGETGPHS; translated from the coding sequence GTGAGTCTGCGGTGGATCTACCTGCACATGATCGAGGAGACCGCGCAGCACCGCGGTCACCTCGATCTGCTGCTGGACGCCGTACGGCAGGCGCGCTCCGGCAGATCACCGGCGCAGGTGACGCCTGGTGAAACCGGACCTCACTCGTAG
- a CDS encoding FtsX-like permease family protein, whose amino-acid sequence MSELFGAPVAALSVVLGLLVVVTLAVVAALAVRNRVLFKLGVRNMARRRGRTAIIVGGLMLGTMIIASALGFGDIISHTVRTSVITTYGQTDEIVSARSTDEPDIVTLGRGAGARFLTAAEAARVVDAARQVPAVDAVAPAISESVAVQNASSRASEPHVTLFATDPSSAFGRLRSTAGANLRLDELAAGETFLNADAADDLAAGPGDQLVVFAAGRQQRLTVSQVVEYDGTGTDGGALLMPLRAAQQLLGAGTGVQQILVSNDGNEVSGADRTDEVVGALQPTTAELGLFVDPVKRDGLDQADEQGASFLSMFSTMGTFTISAGVLLIFLVFVMLAAERRGEMGTARAIGTQRRQLIQMFVFEGVAYDILAAVVGAVLGLGLSIGMVRAIAGALSGPGMVTIRYRLTATSLIVSFALGVLLTLAVVLIASWRVSRLNIVTAVRNLPQPPKRRRRRAWGVHIAWTLLLGTAFVVLAYRGKSAELLLAGGTLLIFALVPLIRLLGGSERLTYTVAGLGVLVWNLLPFSVYERLVPGLRMGFSVFVLAGLLLVAGATMIVVHNATALQSALMWAFGRSRHAAPVVRTAIAQPLRTRFRTGATIGLFMLVVFTLVVGSATSGSFVAAYNDEDTFGGGYDVTAQTSPLAPITDMDQALATAQGLDRSGIAAVAGQSYLPVQARQVGQSTYPGYVLRGLDDEFTRSTTYGFALRAAGYGSDREVWDAVARNPGLAVVDAYSVPRRDNFGTPKVSDFGLTGFYLEDGSFRPVPVEVRDIQSGKTLRLTVIGVLADTVPFAMLGISTAQRTVAPLGAPATPSVWYFRTAPDADPVVVAKQLESAFLDNGMQATAQREAQRDAVGASLTFQYLVLGFLGLGLVIGVAALGVISARSVVERRQQIGVLRAIGFQARMVQMIFLVESLFITLIGVAAGAVLGLLVAANVITDASGQPGMENLTLKPPWTALGVILVVVVVSTILTTWLPSLKASRTYPATALRYE is encoded by the coding sequence ATGAGCGAACTGTTCGGTGCACCCGTCGCGGCGTTGTCCGTCGTACTGGGCCTGCTCGTCGTCGTCACGCTGGCCGTGGTGGCCGCACTGGCCGTGCGGAACAGAGTGTTGTTCAAACTCGGCGTCCGGAACATGGCCCGGCGCCGCGGCCGGACCGCGATCATCGTCGGCGGCCTGATGCTCGGGACGATGATCATCGCCTCCGCCCTCGGATTCGGCGACATCATCTCGCACACCGTCCGGACGTCGGTGATCACGACGTACGGCCAGACCGACGAGATCGTGTCGGCGCGCTCCACCGACGAACCCGACATCGTCACTCTCGGCCGCGGAGCGGGCGCGCGCTTCCTGACCGCGGCCGAGGCGGCTCGGGTGGTCGACGCGGCCAGGCAGGTGCCGGCCGTCGACGCCGTCGCGCCGGCGATCAGCGAATCGGTCGCCGTCCAGAACGCGAGCAGCCGGGCGAGCGAGCCGCACGTCACCCTGTTCGCGACGGATCCGTCGTCGGCATTCGGCCGGCTCCGCAGCACAGCGGGTGCGAACCTGCGGCTGGACGAGCTCGCGGCAGGGGAGACGTTCCTGAACGCCGACGCGGCCGACGATCTCGCCGCGGGGCCGGGCGATCAGCTGGTCGTGTTCGCGGCCGGCCGTCAGCAGCGGCTCACCGTCAGCCAGGTGGTCGAGTACGACGGCACCGGAACCGACGGCGGGGCCTTGCTGATGCCGCTCCGGGCGGCGCAGCAACTGCTGGGTGCCGGTACGGGTGTCCAGCAGATCCTGGTGTCGAACGACGGCAACGAGGTCAGCGGCGCCGACCGGACCGACGAGGTCGTCGGGGCGCTGCAGCCGACGACGGCCGAACTCGGACTGTTCGTGGACCCGGTCAAGCGCGACGGTCTCGACCAGGCCGACGAACAGGGTGCGAGCTTCCTGTCGATGTTCTCGACGATGGGAACGTTCACGATCTCGGCGGGCGTGCTGCTGATCTTCCTGGTCTTCGTCATGCTCGCCGCGGAGCGCCGCGGCGAGATGGGCACCGCGCGCGCGATCGGTACGCAGCGGCGCCAGCTGATCCAGATGTTCGTGTTCGAGGGCGTCGCGTACGACATCCTGGCTGCCGTCGTCGGCGCCGTCCTGGGGCTCGGCCTCTCGATCGGCATGGTCCGGGCGATCGCCGGCGCCTTGTCCGGGCCCGGCATGGTGACGATCCGGTACCGCCTGACCGCGACCAGCCTGATCGTGTCCTTCGCCCTCGGCGTGCTGCTCACCCTCGCGGTGGTGCTGATCGCCTCGTGGCGGGTCAGCCGGCTCAACATCGTCACCGCGGTGCGCAACCTGCCCCAGCCGCCGAAACGCCGCCGCCGCAGGGCGTGGGGCGTCCACATCGCCTGGACACTCCTGCTCGGCACCGCGTTCGTCGTACTGGCGTATCGCGGCAAGAGCGCGGAACTGCTGCTCGCCGGCGGCACGCTGCTGATCTTCGCCCTGGTCCCGCTGATCCGCCTGCTCGGCGGCAGCGAACGGCTGACCTACACCGTGGCCGGTCTCGGTGTCCTGGTGTGGAACCTGCTGCCGTTCTCGGTCTACGAGCGGCTGGTGCCGGGGCTGCGGATGGGGTTCTCCGTCTTCGTTCTGGCCGGGCTGCTGCTGGTGGCGGGCGCGACGATGATCGTCGTCCACAACGCGACCGCCCTGCAGTCCGCGCTGATGTGGGCGTTCGGACGATCCCGGCATGCCGCACCGGTGGTCCGGACCGCGATCGCCCAGCCGCTGCGGACCCGGTTCCGCACCGGCGCGACGATCGGGTTGTTCATGCTGGTCGTGTTCACCCTGGTGGTGGGATCGGCGACCTCCGGGTCGTTCGTGGCGGCGTACAACGACGAGGACACCTTCGGCGGCGGGTACGACGTCACCGCGCAGACCTCACCACTCGCGCCGATCACGGACATGGACCAGGCGCTGGCCACCGCGCAAGGGCTCGACCGGTCCGGCATCGCCGCGGTCGCCGGCCAGTCGTACCTCCCGGTGCAGGCCCGTCAGGTGGGGCAGAGCACCTATCCCGGGTACGTCCTCAGGGGTCTCGACGACGAGTTCACCCGGTCGACGACGTACGGCTTCGCGCTCAGGGCCGCGGGCTACGGCTCCGACCGCGAGGTCTGGGACGCGGTGGCGCGCAATCCCGGCCTGGCGGTCGTGGACGCGTACTCCGTCCCGCGGCGCGACAACTTCGGCACGCCGAAGGTCTCGGACTTCGGGCTCACCGGGTTCTACCTGGAGGACGGGAGCTTCCGGCCCGTGCCCGTCGAGGTCCGCGACATCCAGTCCGGCAAGACGCTGCGGCTGACTGTCATCGGCGTACTCGCCGACACGGTGCCGTTCGCGATGCTCGGCATCTCGACGGCGCAACGGACCGTGGCGCCGCTGGGTGCGCCGGCGACGCCGAGCGTCTGGTACTTCCGGACGGCTCCGGACGCCGACCCGGTCGTCGTCGCGAAACAGCTCGAGTCGGCGTTCCTCGACAACGGGATGCAGGCCACGGCACAACGCGAGGCGCAGCGGGACGCGGTCGGCGCGAGCCTGACGTTCCAGTACTTGGTGCTCGGGTTCCTGGGGCTCGGCCTGGTGATCGGAGTCGCCGCCCTGGGCGTGATCAGCGCCCGCTCGGTGGTCGAGCGGCGGCAGCAGATCGGCGTACTGCGGGCGATCGGCTTCCAGGCCCGGATGGTGCAGATGATCTTCCTGGTCGAGTCGTTGTTCATCACGCTGATCGGCGTGGCCGCCGGAGCGGTGCTGGGTCTGCTGGTCGCGGCCAACGTCATCACCGACGCCTCCGGCCAGCCCGGAATGGAGAACCTGACGCTGAAACCCCCGTGGACCGCGCTCGGCGTCATCCTCGTCGTCGTGGTGGTCTCGACGATCCTCACCACCTGGCTCCCCAGCCTCAAAGCCTCCCGCACCTACCCCGCCACCGCCCTGCGCTACGAGTGA
- a CDS encoding ABC transporter ATP-binding protein produces MLKRRADRPLRTEDFQGDVIVRATAVRKTYDTGQVQVNALQGIDLELRRGEMAAVMGPSGCGKTTLLNCLSGLDEIDGGEILIEGVDLTELPDRARTRYRAERMGFVFQFYNLMPVLSAVENVELSLLLAGQAPKAARERAIEALDLVGLAGRADHVPDELSGGERQRVTIARALVNTPAIVWADEPTGDLDSESADEITSLMRNLNRERGLTFLIVTHDIAVGRRTDRIIRMLDGQVVDEQSVNAPRRELSHVHASHVA; encoded by the coding sequence ATGCTGAAGCGCCGGGCCGATCGGCCATTGCGTACCGAGGACTTCCAGGGCGACGTGATCGTGCGCGCCACCGCCGTACGGAAGACGTACGACACCGGGCAGGTCCAGGTCAACGCCCTGCAGGGGATCGACCTGGAGCTGCGCCGTGGCGAGATGGCCGCGGTGATGGGTCCGAGCGGGTGCGGCAAGACCACGCTGCTGAACTGCCTGTCCGGGCTGGACGAGATCGACGGCGGCGAGATCCTGATCGAAGGCGTCGACCTCACCGAGCTGCCGGACCGGGCCCGGACCCGGTACCGCGCCGAGCGGATGGGGTTCGTCTTCCAGTTCTACAACCTGATGCCGGTACTGTCCGCGGTGGAGAACGTCGAGCTGTCGCTGCTGCTCGCGGGGCAGGCGCCCAAGGCCGCCCGGGAACGGGCGATCGAGGCGCTCGACCTGGTCGGTCTCGCCGGTCGCGCGGACCACGTCCCGGACGAGCTCTCGGGCGGGGAGCGGCAGCGGGTCACCATCGCCCGGGCACTGGTCAACACCCCGGCGATCGTCTGGGCCGACGAGCCGACCGGAGACCTGGACAGCGAGTCGGCCGACGAGATCACCTCGCTGATGCGGAACCTGAACCGCGAGCGCGGCCTGACCTTCCTGATCGTCACCCACGACATCGCCGTCGGCCGGCGGACCGACCGGATCATCAGGATGCTCGACGGCCAGGTGGTCGACGAGCAGTCCGTGAACGCGCCCCGGAGGGAGCTCAGCCATGTTCACGCGTCTCACGTTGCTTGA
- a CDS encoding ABC-F family ATP-binding cassette domain-containing protein, with translation MITVRGVDLRVAAQLLLADVSFTVGAGDRVGLVGRNGAGKTTLMKTLAGETRPAAGQIAVTGSIGYLPQDPRAADPAITVTDRILSARGLDTAVRRLRAAETAMSTATGEAQEKAMAAYARAEAEFQAGGGYAAEAEAARLAAGVGLPNRALEQPIGELSGGQRRRVELARILFAQHDTLLLDEPTNHLDADSVQWLRQFLLSYPGGLIVISHDRELLKATVNRVFHLDPQRLTMDVHNTGWTKYLEQLALDERRRQRERAVAERKAAVLHAQAAKMQAGATTAVAARNMARRADKLLSDLEPVRRAARVAKIRLPAPAPSGRTPLSAVGLKKSYGALQVLDGVDLAIDRGSRVVILGLNGAGKTTLLRLLAGREQPDAGRVVPGHGLRLGYFAQEHDTLDLAGTVRQNLAAVAPGLTDGEVRNVLGSFLFSGDDVDKPAGVLSGGEKTRLALAGLVHSSANVLLLDEPTNNLDPASRDEVLGAVGNYPGAIVMVTHDEGAIESLRPDRVLILPEATEDLWSDDYLDLVSLA, from the coding sequence ATGATCACCGTTCGCGGTGTCGACCTGCGGGTCGCCGCTCAGCTGCTGCTGGCGGATGTTTCGTTCACTGTCGGCGCGGGCGACCGCGTCGGGCTCGTCGGCCGTAACGGCGCCGGCAAGACCACCCTGATGAAGACCCTGGCCGGCGAGACCCGGCCGGCGGCGGGGCAGATCGCTGTCACCGGTTCGATCGGCTACCTGCCGCAGGATCCGCGCGCGGCGGATCCCGCGATCACCGTCACCGACCGGATCCTGTCCGCGCGGGGCCTCGACACCGCCGTACGGCGGCTTCGTGCGGCCGAGACGGCGATGAGCACCGCCACCGGTGAGGCCCAGGAGAAGGCCATGGCGGCGTACGCGCGGGCCGAGGCGGAGTTCCAGGCCGGTGGTGGGTACGCGGCCGAGGCGGAGGCGGCGCGGCTCGCGGCCGGCGTCGGCCTGCCGAACCGTGCGCTCGAGCAGCCGATCGGGGAGCTGTCCGGCGGTCAGCGCCGCCGGGTCGAGCTGGCCCGGATCCTGTTCGCGCAGCACGACACACTGCTGCTCGACGAGCCGACCAACCACCTCGACGCCGACTCGGTGCAGTGGCTGCGGCAGTTCCTGCTGTCGTACCCCGGCGGGCTGATCGTCATCAGCCACGACCGCGAGTTGCTCAAGGCAACGGTCAACCGGGTCTTCCACCTCGACCCGCAGCGGCTGACGATGGACGTCCACAACACCGGCTGGACGAAGTACCTCGAACAGCTGGCCCTGGACGAACGCCGCCGGCAGCGCGAACGCGCGGTCGCCGAGCGGAAGGCCGCGGTGCTGCACGCGCAGGCCGCGAAGATGCAGGCCGGCGCCACCACGGCCGTCGCCGCCCGGAACATGGCGCGGCGCGCGGACAAGCTGCTGTCCGACCTCGAGCCGGTACGGCGGGCCGCCCGGGTCGCGAAGATCCGGCTCCCGGCCCCGGCGCCGTCCGGGCGGACGCCGTTGTCGGCGGTCGGGCTGAAGAAGTCGTACGGCGCGCTCCAGGTGCTGGACGGCGTGGACCTGGCGATCGACCGCGGCAGCCGGGTCGTGATCCTCGGGCTGAACGGCGCGGGCAAGACCACGCTGCTCCGGCTGCTCGCGGGACGGGAACAGCCGGACGCCGGGCGCGTCGTACCGGGTCACGGTCTGCGGCTCGGGTACTTCGCGCAGGAGCACGACACGTTGGACCTGGCCGGCACCGTCCGGCAGAACCTCGCAGCGGTGGCCCCCGGCCTGACCGACGGCGAGGTCCGCAACGTGCTCGGCTCGTTCCTGTTCAGCGGCGACGACGTCGACAAGCCGGCCGGCGTACTGTCCGGCGGCGAGAAGACCCGGCTCGCGCTGGCGGGCCTGGTCCACTCGAGTGCGAACGTGCTCCTGCTGGACGAGCCGACCAACAACCTCGACCCGGCCTCCCGCGACGAGGTGCTCGGAGCTGTCGGCAACTACCCGGGCGCGATCGTCATGGTCACCCACGACGAAGGCGCCATCGAATCCCTCCGCCCCGACCGGGTCCTCATCCTCCCCGAGGCCACCGAAGACCTCTGGTCCGACGACTACCTGGACCTGGTCTCGCTGGCCTGA
- a CDS encoding HAMP domain-containing sensor histidine kinase has product MLAYGLLALGLSTVLAIVTWSVVSDYLVQQRESSAVTVTEDNAAALRYGLFGPPEPCPPVRERVECPSPMLRSDVSPMEVLNGLPSTDAAASMLYLEGEWYALTGKPSDLPQDLIQGAIHGSVMHRRIEVGGQPVLAVGVPVGRQGEAFFEWHPLSALDNTLRTLAITLIAAAIATALIGLAVGRLASTLALRPLAELTRVADAVARGKLDARLHAENDKDLGGLARSFNQTAADLERRVAADARFAGDVSHELRTPLMTMLNSMQLIQNHRSELPAAVREPVELLGDDLERFRRLVIDLLEISRDDGGDRGSREIVRIADLVRAAADATAGRAVTVVEPGAEGLTLQADKRRLERVIANLVENAEDHAGGCKGVGVAAGGLGVVITVDDAGPGIPVEDRARIFERFGRGETAGRSRGVGLGLAIVARHVQWHHGTIHVTEPPDGGARFVIELPAKIS; this is encoded by the coding sequence ATGCTGGCCTACGGCCTGCTCGCGCTGGGGTTGTCGACCGTGCTGGCGATCGTCACGTGGAGTGTCGTCTCGGACTACCTCGTCCAGCAGCGCGAGTCGTCGGCAGTGACGGTGACCGAGGACAACGCGGCCGCGTTGCGGTACGGGCTGTTCGGGCCGCCGGAGCCGTGCCCGCCGGTCCGCGAACGCGTCGAGTGCCCGAGCCCGATGCTGCGTTCCGACGTGTCCCCGATGGAGGTGCTGAACGGCCTCCCGTCGACGGACGCGGCCGCGTCGATGCTCTACCTCGAGGGCGAGTGGTACGCGCTGACCGGGAAACCGTCCGATCTCCCGCAGGACCTGATCCAGGGCGCGATCCACGGCTCGGTGATGCACCGGCGGATCGAGGTGGGCGGCCAGCCGGTGCTCGCGGTCGGCGTACCGGTCGGGCGCCAGGGCGAGGCGTTCTTCGAGTGGCATCCGCTGAGCGCGTTGGACAACACGCTGCGGACGTTGGCGATCACGCTGATCGCGGCGGCGATCGCGACCGCGCTGATCGGCCTCGCGGTCGGGAGGCTGGCGAGCACACTGGCGCTGCGGCCGCTGGCCGAGCTGACCCGGGTCGCGGACGCGGTCGCGCGCGGGAAGTTGGACGCCCGGCTGCACGCGGAGAACGACAAGGACCTCGGCGGCCTGGCGCGGTCGTTCAACCAGACCGCGGCCGACCTCGAGCGGCGGGTGGCGGCGGACGCGCGGTTCGCCGGCGACGTCAGCCACGAGCTCCGCACGCCGTTGATGACGATGCTGAACTCGATGCAGCTGATCCAGAACCACCGGTCCGAGCTGCCGGCCGCCGTACGAGAGCCGGTCGAGCTGCTCGGCGACGACCTGGAACGGTTCCGGCGACTGGTGATCGACCTGCTGGAGATCTCCCGCGACGACGGCGGGGACCGGGGGAGCCGGGAGATCGTCCGGATCGCCGACCTGGTCCGGGCTGCGGCCGACGCGACCGCCGGGCGCGCGGTGACGGTGGTCGAGCCGGGCGCCGAAGGGCTCACCCTGCAGGCGGACAAGCGGCGGCTCGAGCGGGTGATCGCAAACCTGGTCGAGAACGCCGAGGACCACGCCGGCGGGTGCAAGGGCGTCGGGGTCGCGGCCGGTGGGCTCGGCGTGGTGATCACCGTCGACGACGCGGGTCCCGGCATCCCGGTCGAGGACCGGGCGCGGATCTTCGAGCGGTTCGGCCGCGGCGAGACGGCCGGGCGCAGCCGCGGGGTCGGCCTCGGCCTCGCGATCGTCGCCCGGCACGTGCAGTGGCACCACGGCACCATCCACGTCACCGAGCCGCCGGACGGCGGCGCGCGGTTCGTGATCGAGCTCCCGGCGAAAATCAGCTGA
- a CDS encoding response regulator transcription factor: MAHSLLLVDDEPRIRRVLRLALEDEGYQVAEAANGYDALAALRREPPDVVLLDLMLPDRDGFTVCREIRRASDVPVIMVTARTDSHDVVAGLEAGADDYVTKPLVAKELSARIRALLRRVEPGNARQPDLLEVGDLRIDVPGAEVTRDGEVLALTRTEFKLLAELAGAEGKVLSREQLLSKVWGYGYFGDSRIVDVHVRRLRLKIERDPASPTHLVTARGLGYRLVS, from the coding sequence GTGGCACACAGCCTGCTGTTGGTCGACGACGAGCCGCGGATCCGGCGGGTACTGCGGCTCGCCCTGGAGGACGAGGGGTACCAGGTCGCGGAAGCGGCCAACGGGTACGACGCTCTGGCCGCGCTGCGCCGGGAACCGCCGGACGTGGTGCTGCTGGACCTGATGCTGCCGGACCGCGACGGGTTCACGGTGTGCCGCGAGATCCGGCGCGCGAGCGACGTACCGGTGATCATGGTGACCGCGCGCACGGACAGCCACGACGTGGTCGCCGGGCTGGAGGCGGGCGCGGACGACTACGTGACGAAGCCGCTGGTCGCGAAGGAGCTGTCGGCGCGGATCCGCGCGCTGCTGCGCCGCGTCGAGCCGGGCAACGCGCGCCAGCCCGACCTGCTCGAGGTCGGCGACCTGCGGATCGACGTACCGGGAGCCGAGGTGACGCGCGACGGCGAGGTGCTGGCGCTGACCCGGACCGAGTTCAAGCTGCTCGCCGAGCTGGCCGGCGCCGAGGGCAAGGTGCTCAGCCGCGAGCAGTTGCTGTCGAAGGTCTGGGGCTACGGGTACTTCGGGGACAGCCGGATCGTCGACGTCCACGTCCGGCGGCTCCGGCTGAAGATCGAGCGTGACCCGGCCAGCCCGACCCATCTCGTCACCGCCCGTGGCCTGGGCTACCGACTGGTGAGCTGA